CCGAGGCGAAATCTTATCATGTGGGAAAACGTCAAAGTGGCAAAATAGTCGATTTCACGGGAACGCAGTCTTATCCAATGGATAGACGGTGTTCCCGTATGTATAGGAGTGCATGGAATGTCGTCTTATTTACTGAAGCGTCTGTTGACAATGGGGGTTACTTTGATTGGCGTTTCTTTACTCGTCTTCTTCATGATTCATCTCGTGCCGGGCAATCCTGTTACGTATATTTTGGGGGATTTTGCGACGGTAGAATCTATTAAAGAATTGGAAAGCAGACTTGGATTGGACTTGCCAATCATCACTCAATATTGGACGTATATGTTGAATGCAGTTCAAGGTGACCTCGGAACATCTTACATTACCGGCTACACAGTAGTGGAAGAAATTTTAAATCGGATTCCGATTACCGCCCAATTGGCATTGTACAGTGTCACTTTCGGTTCCATCATAGGGATTTTGATGGGGATTATTGCTGCTGTTAAGCAAAACACGGTTTACGATCAATTAGCCATGCTGATCGCACTTGTCGGGATTTCGGCGCCAGGTTTTTGGATCGCATTGTTTTTAATTCTTCTTTTCTCCTACCAGTTAGGCATTTTCCCGATTTCAGGATATAGCGGGTTCTACTCGCTCATTTTGCCTTCGATTACGTTAGGTTTAGGGACGGCGGGAACGATAGCGCGGATGACCCGGTCCAGTATGCTCGATGTCATTAAGCAGGATTATATCCGGACTGCTCAAGCGAAAGGGGCAAGCCTATACCGGCTCATTTTCCAACATAG
The sequence above is drawn from the Sporosarcina luteola genome and encodes:
- a CDS encoding ABC transporter permease, giving the protein MSSYLLKRLLTMGVTLIGVSLLVFFMIHLVPGNPVTYILGDFATVESIKELESRLGLDLPIITQYWTYMLNAVQGDLGTSYITGYTVVEEILNRIPITAQLALYSVTFGSIIGILMGIIAAVKQNTVYDQLAMLIALVGISAPGFWIALFLILLFSYQLGIFPISGYSGFYSLILPSITLGLGTAGTIARMTRSSMLDVIKQDYIRTAQAKGASLYRLIFQHSLQNALIPVVTVIGMQFGYLMAGAVVTETVFALPGLGSLVVSAISTRDIPTVQGLLLFMASMIILANLVVDLLYTKLDPRIRFD